The genomic stretch GGAATCCAGAGGGCTTGGATCAGTATAACGATTTGGACAACGTCGCTGCGCTTATGCATTGCCTTGATCTTATCGTATCGCCCGCCACGACGGTCATCGAATTGGCGGGCTCCCTGGGTTGTCCTGCCTTGCTGCTGTCGAATTCGTCCGAGTTGCACTGGCGAAAGCTGCCGGGCTCGGACGTCGACGTGTGGCATCGATCGGTCCGCCACATCGAAGGCGAGTTCCTGGGGAACAAGGACTCGTTGATGGAGGCGGCCCGATTGGCGCTCCAGGGCGGACTTGAAAATGAGGCAGCACGCGCGACGGTTGATGAAGACGAAGTTGCACAGGATTTTCGTGTGCTGAATTAAGTTCTCCGCTTAGAGCCTTTCATCATTGCAAGACTACGCTTCCGCTGTCTGATATTTGCGAAGGAGTAAAAATGCTCAAGGACGCAACGATTTTGATCACCGGTGGCACGGGCTCGTTCGGTAATACTTTTGTGCCAATGACGCTCGCCAGATACAACCCACGCAAGCTCATCATATATTCCCGCGACGAGATGAAGCAGTGGGAAATGGCGAAGAGGTATGAAGGCGATCCGCGCGTGAGATTCTTCATTGGAGACGTGCGCGACCGCGAGCGTCTTTATCGGGCGCTCGACGGTGTCGATTACGTCGTCCACGCGGCTGCAACGAAGATTGTGCCAACAGCTGAGTACAACCCGTTCGAGTGCGTAAAGACGAACGTCAACGGCGCTATGAACTTGATCGACGCCTGCATCGACAAGAAGGTGAAGCGTGTGGTGGCGTTGTCGACCGATAAAGCGAGCAGTCCCATCAATCTTTATGGTGCCACCAAACTTGCCTCGGACAAGTTGTTCGTCGCTGGCAATTCTTACGCCGGCGGGCACGGTACCCGTTTCGCGGTGGTGCGCTATGGCAATGTGATGGGCTCGCGGGGATCTGTCATCCCATTCTTCATGTCGATCAAGGACAGTGGAGTGCTGCCCGTCACCGATTGCCGGATGACGCGCTTCATGATCACGTTGGAGCAGGGCGTCGAACTGGTGTGGCAGGCATTCGACGACATGGAAGGCGGCGAGATCTACGTCAAGAAGATTCCGTCGATGAAGTTGGTCGACATTGCGAAGGCGATCGCACCCGAAGCGGAACTCAAGTCTGTCGGCATCCGGCCCGGAGAGAAGCTGCATGAGCAGATGATCGGCGCGGAAGATGCGCATTACACATATGAATATTCTCGTCACTTCAAAATCCTCCCAGCCATCCATAACTGGAGCTCGTCGATGGAGCGAATCAAGGATGGTGTGAAAGTGCCCGAGGGTTTTGTTTACTCGAGCGACAACAATAATGAGTGGATGGACGTCGGGGCATTGAGGGAGTGGATCGGAACCAACAGCGCGAAGATCGGGGCGATTTGATGGCCGTCATTCCCTACGGTCGGCAAGACATCCGGCAAGAGGACATTGACGCTGTCGTCGAGGTCTTGCAGTCCGACTTCCTGACGCAGGGACCGGCGGTGCCGAGGTTTGAGCAGACTGTGGCTGATTACTGCGGGGTAGCCCACGCGCTTGCGGTCAACAGCGCGACGTCGGCGCTGCACATTGCCTGCCTGGCTCTGGATTTGCGTGAAGGCGACTGGCTTTGGACCAGCCCCATCACGTTCGTCGCGTCTGCGAACTGCGCGCTTTACTGCGGCGCAAACGTCGATTTCGTCGACATCGACCCCCGTACGTACAACATGTGCCCCGTCGCGCTGGCCCGTAAGCTGGAACAGGCGGAGCGCGTGGGGCGCTTACCCAAGATTGTGGTGCCCGTGCATCTGTGCGGGCAGCCATGCGATATGGCGGCGATTCATGATCTGTCCCGGCGCTTCGGCTTCCGAATCATCGAGGACGCATCACACGCTATCGGCGGCCGGTACAAGGGGGAGCCGGTCGGCAATTGCGCGTACAGCGATATTACGGTGTTGAGCTTCCACCCCGTCAAGATCATTACGACCGCGGAAGGCGGCATGGTCTTGACGAACAACGGCGCGCTGGCTGACAAGATGGCGCTGCTGCGTAGCCACGGCATTACCCGTGACGCAGCGCGAATGACCCATGAACCGGACGGTCCCTGGTATTACCAGCAAATCGAGCTGGGCTTCAACTACCGGCTGACTGACCTGCAGGCTGCTCTCGGAGTCAGCCAGATGACACGACTTGACCGCTATGTACATCGGCGACATGAACTTGCTCACCGGTACGACGGGTTGCTCTCGGGCCTTCCGGTGCGCTTGCCTTGGTCGTTTCCCGACGCGTATTCCGGACTGCACTTGTATGTCGTGCGTCTCGAGCTAGACAGCATCAAGACCAGCCACGCACAAGTGTTCGGCTTTCTGCGCGAACGAGGGATTGGAGTGAACTTGCACTACATACCCGTGCACCTGCAGCCGTACTATCAGCGCTTGGGTTTTCATCCTGGGCAGTTTCCCGAATCCGAGCGGTACTACGCTGAAGCCATCTCGTTGCCGATGTACCCAACGCTCACCGAGGCACAACAGGATCAGGTGGTGGGTGCTTTGCACGGTGCCTTGCAGACATGAAACTCGCGGTCATTCCAGCCCGCGGCGGTAGCAAACGCATCCCGCGGAAGAACATCCGGCCTTTCGCCGGTCGGCCCATCATTGCCCACTCGATCGCGGCAGCGTTGGACAGTGCGTTGTTCGATCAAGTCGTCGTCTCGACTGACGACGAGGAAATCGCTGCCGTGGCACGTCAGTGTGGCGCTTCTACGCCCTTCCTTAGGCCGGGTGAGCTCTCCGACGACCATACGGGGACCAACACCGTTGTACAGCATGTGTTGCGCTGGTTTGCCGCGCAGGGACAAGCATACGAACTGGCGTGCTGCATATATGCAACCGCCCCCTTTGTGCAGCCACACTACCTGCGTCAGGGGCTGGAGCAGCTGTTGTCAAGTGGAGCGCAGTTCGCGTTCTCTGTCACGACTTTCCCGTTTCCGATCCAGCGCGCGTTGCGCATCAACGCGGAGGGTACGATCGAGGCTCTGTTCCCCGAACATAGGCAAACGCGCTCGCAGGATCTGGAGCACGCCTTTCATGACGCCGGGCAGTTCTACTGGGGACGGGCCGAGGCCTTTCTGAACGATACGGCGTTGTTCTCGCCGGCGTCCGTACCGGTGTTGTTGCCTCGACACCTTGTACAGGACATCGACACGCTAGAAGACTGGCAGCGCGCCGAACACATGTATCGAGCTTTGCAGCTGGCAGGGGAAATCTCGGCGTGAAAGTCGCAGTCCGCGTCGACGCTGCTCCGGTGATCGGGACTGGCCATCTGATGCGATGCCTGACGCTCGCTGATGCGTTGCGTGCTGGCGGTGGACGCACTCGCTTTCTCTCACGGCAGTTGCCCATCGTTCTCGCCGAGGAGGTGAAGCGGCGCGGGCACGAGTTGGTGATGCTGCCTCCTCCGACAAGTCCCTTGCGTGAGTCGTCGTCTGACGCACCTGCTCACGCTGCCTGGCTGCAAGTGGACGCCTTGCAAGACGTGCAAGACAGCCTCGAAGCTCTTCAAGCTGATGCGCCGTGGGACTGGCTCGTGGTGGATCACTATGGGATCGACAACAGATGGGAGTCGCGGATGCGAGCCTGCGCAAGCCGTATTCTCGTGATTGACGATCTTGCTGATCGCCAGCACGACTGCGACGTGTTGTTGGACCAGAACTTCTATGAACAGGCCGATGGGCGGTATGCAGCGCGTGTCCCGGAGCGATGCCGTAAGTTGCTTGGTCCAAGCTATGCATTGTTGCGTCCAGAATTTGCTGACCTGCGGTCGGCAGTCTCAGTGCGCGAAGGTGAGGTGCGGCGGCTGCTGGTCTTCTTCGGCGGGGTGGACGAGAACAACGTCACGGTTTGCGCGGTGGAGGCCATCGCGCGCCTTCCCCGCGGCGCTTTGGAGGTTGACGTGGTCATCGGTGCCGGTCACCCCGCGCGCAGGGAGATCGAAAAGCGCTGCCTTCAGTTGGGCATGAACTGTCACGTGCAAACCCAGGAGATGGCGCGCTTGATGGCGCGAGCCGACCTTGCGATCGGTGCCGGTGGCACAGCCACTTGGGAACGTTGTTCGCTTGGCTTGCCCACGCTGGCACTGTGCTTAGCAGAAAACCAGCGCCAGCTGCTGGTGGATGGCAGCCGGGCAGGGCTACTGCATGCCCCTAGCATCTGGCCTCACGATGTGGAGAGCCTCGCGAGGCAACTCCTGGTACTGATTGAGTCGCCCGGCTTGCGGCAACTGATGTCGCGGTGCGCTATGAAACACGTCGACGGCCAGGGGGTTGCGCGAGTCGTTCGCAACATGGCCCTTCCTCAAATCACAGTCCGGCTGGCGACGGCCGCGGACAGCCAGAACTTGTTCAACTGGCGCAACCATGAGGCCATCCGCGCGGTGTCCCGCACCAGCGAGCCGATTTCCCCGGAAACGCATGCGAGCTGGTTCTCCAAGGTCCTCAGCAGTCCCGACCGGTGCCTGTTGATCGGTCACTCTGGGCCTTCGGAGGTCGGCGTGGTGCGCTTCGACTTGCAAGCAACGGTGGCCGAGGTCTCCATCTATCTGGTGCCTGGTCAGGAAGGACGTGGCCTCGGCGCCGCCTTGCTCGTGGCGGCGGAAGACTGGCTATCCGCAACACATCCAGAGGTGGAGAGCCTGGTCGCGGAAGTGCGCGGCGACAACGGCCCATCGCACCGCCTGTTCTCCAGCGCCAATTACAAGCTCGACATCACCCGGTACCAGAAGTGGCGCCGCTCCCGACCCCGTTAGCGGTCCGCGAGTTGCCGTCACGTTGCTGCAACCGAAACAAGTCTTCGATGGGGCGCCCCAACCCATATCCTGCTCTTGAGGTGGATCGATGAACCCCCATATCAGCATCGCGAACAGAAGCATCGGCCTCGACGTCTCGCCCTACGTCATCGCCGAGCTGTCCGCTAACCACAACGGCAAGCTCGAGACGGCATTGAAAATCGTCGAGGCAGCCAAAGCTGCCGGGGCGGATGCAGTGAAGCTGCAGACCTACAAGCCCGACACCATCACGCTGCCGAGTGATACCGAAGAGTTCCGTATTCACGGGGGGTTGTGGGACGGACGCACGCTCTACGAGCTGTACCAGGAGGCGCATATGCCGTGGGAATGGCACGCGCCGCTCTTCGAGCGGGCTCGCGAACTCGGCATCACCATCTTCAGTTCGCCGTTCGACCGCACCGCCGTCGATCTATTGGATGAGCTTGGGGCGCCGGCCTACAAGATCGCTTCTTTCGAGGCAGTTGACCTGCCCCTGATCGAATACGTAGCGAGGAAGGGCAAGCCGATGATCATCTCGACGGGTATGGCGGATGAACAAGAGATCCAGGAAGCGATCGATGCGGCGAGGGCCGGCGGATGCACCGAGCTCGCCATCTTGCATTGCGTCAGCGGCTATCCGGCTCCCGCGGCCGACTACAACTTGCGCACGCTGCCCGACATGATGCAGCGCTTCCGCGTTGTGACCGGGCTGTCCGATCACACGCTCGACAACACCACCGCCATTGCCAGCGTCTCGTTGGGCGCGTCTATCATCGAAAAGCACTTCACGCTTGATCGCCGCGGAGGAGGTCCCGACGACAGCTTCTCGCTCGAGCCACCCGAGCTGCAGGCGCTCTGTCGGGACGTCAAGACCGCTTGGAGCGCCCTCGGCAGCGTCGACTATGGCTGCAAGTCGAGCGAGCAAGGCAACGTCAAGTTCCGGCGCTCGCTTTACTTCGTCAAGGCCTTGAAGGCTGGCGAGATGGTCACCGAGGACGCCGTGCGCAGCGTCCGCCCGGGCTATGGCGCGGCGCCGAAGCACCTGCGTGAGGTCATCGGCAAGCGCGTGACGGCAGATGTCCAACCGTACACGCCAGTCCGCCTTAACTGCCTTGCGTGAGGGCCCACAGCGGCAGATCAGCTCTAGTGGCGCTGTGTGAACACCATGGGCAGTGTCAATTCGGCTCACGGTTGTGTTTGTGTGCCAGGGACGAGCATCGGCATTTGGCGTCAGACGCAGCACTTGGCCCAGTTGCTCGGGCACCCCGTGTCCGTCGTTCGGCCTGGTGGCCGGCCTCCTCGTCATGCAGTCGCATGGGCTGGTTGGGGTTTGCGGCTGAGTGGACGTCGTGCCCTAAACGCAGCACGTCGAGGAGGTCTGCCCTGCTGGCGCCTGGAGGACGGTTTCCTGAGATCGGTCGGGCTTGGGACTGAGCAGCCCGGGTTT from Caldimonas brevitalea encodes the following:
- the pseB gene encoding UDP-N-acetylglucosamine 4,6-dehydratase (inverting) yields the protein MLKDATILITGGTGSFGNTFVPMTLARYNPRKLIIYSRDEMKQWEMAKRYEGDPRVRFFIGDVRDRERLYRALDGVDYVVHAAATKIVPTAEYNPFECVKTNVNGAMNLIDACIDKKVKRVVALSTDKASSPINLYGATKLASDKLFVAGNSYAGGHGTRFAVVRYGNVMGSRGSVIPFFMSIKDSGVLPVTDCRMTRFMITLEQGVELVWQAFDDMEGGEIYVKKIPSMKLVDIAKAIAPEAELKSVGIRPGEKLHEQMIGAEDAHYTYEYSRHFKILPAIHNWSSSMERIKDGVKVPEGFVYSSDNNNEWMDVGALREWIGTNSAKIGAI
- the pseC gene encoding UDP-4-amino-4,6-dideoxy-N-acetyl-beta-L-altrosamine transaminase yields the protein MAVIPYGRQDIRQEDIDAVVEVLQSDFLTQGPAVPRFEQTVADYCGVAHALAVNSATSALHIACLALDLREGDWLWTSPITFVASANCALYCGANVDFVDIDPRTYNMCPVALARKLEQAERVGRLPKIVVPVHLCGQPCDMAAIHDLSRRFGFRIIEDASHAIGGRYKGEPVGNCAYSDITVLSFHPVKIITTAEGGMVLTNNGALADKMALLRSHGITRDAARMTHEPDGPWYYQQIELGFNYRLTDLQAALGVSQMTRLDRYVHRRHELAHRYDGLLSGLPVRLPWSFPDAYSGLHLYVVRLELDSIKTSHAQVFGFLRERGIGVNLHYIPVHLQPYYQRLGFHPGQFPESERYYAEAISLPMYPTLTEAQQDQVVGALHGALQT
- the pseF gene encoding pseudaminic acid cytidylyltransferase, which produces MKLAVIPARGGSKRIPRKNIRPFAGRPIIAHSIAAALDSALFDQVVVSTDDEEIAAVARQCGASTPFLRPGELSDDHTGTNTVVQHVLRWFAAQGQAYELACCIYATAPFVQPHYLRQGLEQLLSSGAQFAFSVTTFPFPIQRALRINAEGTIEALFPEHRQTRSQDLEHAFHDAGQFYWGRAEAFLNDTALFSPASVPVLLPRHLVQDIDTLEDWQRAEHMYRALQLAGEISA
- the pseG gene encoding UDP-2,4-diacetamido-2,4,6-trideoxy-beta-L-altropyranose hydrolase; protein product: MKVAVRVDAAPVIGTGHLMRCLTLADALRAGGGRTRFLSRQLPIVLAEEVKRRGHELVMLPPPTSPLRESSSDAPAHAAWLQVDALQDVQDSLEALQADAPWDWLVVDHYGIDNRWESRMRACASRILVIDDLADRQHDCDVLLDQNFYEQADGRYAARVPERCRKLLGPSYALLRPEFADLRSAVSVREGEVRRLLVFFGGVDENNVTVCAVEAIARLPRGALEVDVVIGAGHPARREIEKRCLQLGMNCHVQTQEMARLMARADLAIGAGGTATWERCSLGLPTLALCLAENQRQLLVDGSRAGLLHAPSIWPHDVESLARQLLVLIESPGLRQLMSRCAMKHVDGQGVARVVRNMALPQITVRLATAADSQNLFNWRNHEAIRAVSRTSEPISPETHASWFSKVLSSPDRCLLIGHSGPSEVGVVRFDLQATVAEVSIYLVPGQEGRGLGAALLVAAEDWLSATHPEVESLVAEVRGDNGPSHRLFSSANYKLDITRYQKWRRSRPR
- the pseI gene encoding pseudaminic acid synthase; amino-acid sequence: MNPHISIANRSIGLDVSPYVIAELSANHNGKLETALKIVEAAKAAGADAVKLQTYKPDTITLPSDTEEFRIHGGLWDGRTLYELYQEAHMPWEWHAPLFERARELGITIFSSPFDRTAVDLLDELGAPAYKIASFEAVDLPLIEYVARKGKPMIISTGMADEQEIQEAIDAARAGGCTELAILHCVSGYPAPAADYNLRTLPDMMQRFRVVTGLSDHTLDNTTAIASVSLGASIIEKHFTLDRRGGGPDDSFSLEPPELQALCRDVKTAWSALGSVDYGCKSSEQGNVKFRRSLYFVKALKAGEMVTEDAVRSVRPGYGAAPKHLREVIGKRVTADVQPYTPVRLNCLA